One stretch of Centroberyx gerrardi isolate f3 chromosome 13, fCenGer3.hap1.cur.20231027, whole genome shotgun sequence DNA includes these proteins:
- the mettl17 gene encoding ribosome assembly protein METTL17, mitochondrial → MASRAYGACVLCQRAVVVRMTCRGMSAAAHPQSQVDFLNGAPHRKHPGVTNLKTLRLPEELQRAAQSVIHSAEVSGLTDRARSFTNMLWSRKRAAEDSTLRKKAMSLEKVLWERAKERRGDLDEQVLEARIQKKVLSELKRTTYRWTPIKYDEELGVVYMAARLAGGYAAVRRALNEIKKRDPSFAPHSLLDFGSGLGTAVWASHSCWGDSLKEIVCVDSSGPMNTLAERLLKGNNEKAEPHIKQVYFRQFLPVSPKVQFDVVVGAFSLSELSSKKEREETLFTLWRKTSSYLVLVENGTKEGHQILMEARDILLKKQEKTVHDTRAASVFAPCPHELMCPKLARLSALPCNFKQLYHPLPLPGHPDRQTEKFSYLILTRSEPAEADGEGLDWARLIAPVLRRPRHVHCHMCCPDGQLQHVVVTARKHSRDVYRCARSSDWGDQLPIIQQEEADVQSDSE, encoded by the exons ATGGCATCACGAGCCTACGGTGCTTGTGTCCTGTGTCAAAGGGCAGTTGTCGTGAGGATGACATGCAGG GGAATGAGTGCAGCAGCACACCCACAGTCCCAGGTGGATTTCTTAAACGGAGCGCCGCACAGGAAGCACCCCGGTGTGACCAACCTGAAAACACTGCGCTTACCTGAGGAACTCCAGAGAGCCGCACAGTCAGTTATTCACA GTGCTGAGGTGTCGGGGCTGACTGACCGCGCTCGCAGCTTCACAAACATGCTGTGGAGCAGGAAGAGAGCAGCCGAGGATTCGACACTGAGGAAGAAAGCCATGAGCCTGGAGAAAGTCCTGTGGGAGAGagcgaaggagaggagaggag ATCTAGACGAGCAAGTGCTGGAGGCCCGTATTCAGAAGAAAGTGCTGTCAGAACTCAAAAGAACGACGTATCGCTGGACTCCCATCAA GTATGATGAAGAGCTGGGTGTGGTTTACATGGCGGCTCGGCTGGCCGGCGGCTACGCTGCAGTGAGGAGGGCTCTGAACGAG ATAAAGAAGAGAGATCCCTCCTTtgctcctcactctctcctggACTTCGGTTCTGGGTTGGGAACGGCTGTCTG ggcGTCACACTCCTGCTGGGGAGACAGTTTGAaggagattgtgtgtgtggacagctcCGGGCCGATGAACACCCTGGCAGAGCGACTTCtcaaag GCAACAACGAAAAAGCTGAGCCTCACATCAAGCAAGTCTATTTCCGACAGTTCCTCCCTGTTTCCCCGAAG GTGCAGTTCGACGTGGTCGTCGGGGCCTTTTCCCTCTCTGAACTTTCCAGTAAGAAGGAGCGAGAAGAGACGCTGTTCACTCTGTGGAGGAAGACCAGCTCCTACCTG GTGCTGGTTGAAAATGGGACCAAAGAGGGTCATCAGATACTTATGGAGGCCAGAGACATTTTATTAAAG AAACAAGAGAAGACCGTCCATGACACCAGAGCAGCGTCAGTGTTTGCCCCC TGTCCTCATGAACTGATGTGTCCGAAGCTGGCCCGTCTGTCCGCACTGCCCTGCAACTTCAAGCAGCTGTACCACCCTCTGCCGTTACCTGGG CACCCTgaccgacagacagagaagTTCAGCTACCTGATTCTGACCCGGTCAGAGCCGGCGGAGGCAGACGGAGAAGGTCTGGACTGGGCCCGGCTCATCGCACCGGTGCTGCGCAGACCCAGACACGTTCACTGTCACATGTGCTGCCCCGACGGACAGCTGCAGCACGTGGTGGTGACCGCCAGAAAACACAGCAG AGACGTGTACCGCTGCGCCCGGAGCAGCGACTGGGGAGATCAACTTCCAATCATTCAGCAAGAGGAGGCGGACGTCCAGAGTGACTCAGAGTGA
- the sdr39u1 gene encoding epimerase family protein SDR39U1 has product MRVLIGGGSGFVGRELTRLLRDKGHEVTVISRQPGPGKITWGELESGGLPPCEGAVNLAGENLMNPLRWWNESYKKDLFSSRIDTTKTLAQAIAASPSPPHSWVLVSGVACYKPSLEAQYTEDSEWTPFDLLSRLVKEWEAAACLPENVAKITKQVVIRPGAVLGRDGGAMKQMLLPFWLGLGGTLGSGTQPFPWIHVSDLAGIISRALEPPADPPAPVPQVFNGVAPALNTNYEFTKELGRVLRRPTVFPVPGFVMNALMGSERAVVLTQGQKVMPKRTLESGFQYKYPDLTSALKEIVGS; this is encoded by the exons ATGAGAGTCTTAATAG GAGGGGGATCTGGCTTCGTGGGCCGCGAGCTGACTCGCTTGCTCCGAGACAAAGGTCATGAGGTCACAGTGATATCTCGCCAGCCCGGTCCGGGGAAGATAACGTGG GGTGAGTTGGAGTCTGGCGGCCTCCCACCATGCGAGGGCGCTGTCAACTTGGCTGGAGAGAATCTCATGAACCCACTGCGCTG GTGGAACGAGAGTTACAAGAAGGATTTGTTCTCCAGTCGCATCGATACCACAAAGACTCTGGCTCAAGCCATCGCTGCTTCCCCCAGTCCTCCTCACTCCTGGGTCCTGGTGTCAGGTGTAG CATGCTACAAGCCCAGTCTTGAAGCTCAGTATACAGAAGACAGTGAATGGACGCCATTCGACCTCCTGTCACGATTAGTGAAGGAGTGGGAGGCGGCGGCTTGTCTTCCTGAGAATGTAGCAAAGATCACCAAACAAGTGGTCATCAGGCCTG gGGCAGTACTGGGTCGTGACGGCGGTGCCATGAAGCAAATGCTGCTGCCCTTCTGGCTCGGCCTCGGCGGCACCCTGGGGTCCGGGACACAGCCGTTCCCCTGGATCCACGTCTCGGACCTGGCGGGAATCATCAGCCGCGCCCTGGAGCCGCCTGCCGACCCTCCCGCCCCCGTCCCGCAGGTGTTCAACGGAGTCGCCCCGGCGCTGAACACCAACTACgagttcactaaagagctgggccGGGTCCTGAGGCGGCCCACCGTCTTTCCCGTGCCCGGCTTCGTCATGAATGCTCTGATGGGGTCCGAGAGAGCTGTGGTCCTCACCCAGGGCCAGAAAGTAATGCCCAAGAGGACTTTGGAGTCCGGATTTCAGTACAAGTACCCGGACTTGACCTCCGCCCTGAAGGAGATCGTTGGGAGTTAA
- the ltb4r2b gene encoding leukotriene B4 receptor 2b: MNNQSDRSVVNATNPEDPSLVSNDFSTALGALILSLVFFLGVPGNLFIVWSILARARRRSVTTLLILNLACADSFLMALTIFFVVYLAKQTWVFGSALCKGLFYLCNANMYASIFLITLMSLHRLVAVVWPKKVFSLASRKIVRRVILGMWPLVLIISIPSLVFREVRKDKDERNKDRLVCAPEHELPREVRFQYAFETVSGFILPYAVIVTSYVLILRRLRQTKFRRKVRSEKLILAIVVTFGIFWLPYHVINMVQVAAEWYKEDSPMREKLDHIWKSSRAVTSALAFISSCANPVLYTFAGKSYIKQNGFAFMARLFEGTSLDQTGTKKSRYMGQETSIGLRDAESTTSNGANTVRNGK; this comes from the exons ATGAACAACCAAAGTGATCGTTCCGTTGTCAACGCCACAAATCCCGAGGACCCCAGCCTCGTGAGCAATGACTTCTCCACGGCCCTGGGCGCCCTCATCCTCAGCTTGGTCTTCTTCCTGGGCGTCCCCGGCAACCTCTTCATCGTCTGGAGCATCCTGGCTCGTGCCCGCCGGCGCTCCGTCAccaccctcctcatcctcaaccTGGCGTGCGCCGACAGCTTCCTAATGGCACTCACCATCTTCTTCGTGGTCTACCTGGCCAAGCAGACGTGGGTCTTTGGTAGCGCCTTGTGTAAGGGATTGTTCTACCTGTGTAACGCCAACATGTACGCCTCCATCTTCCTGATCACACTGATGAGCCTGCACAGGCTGGTGGCCGtggtgtggccgaagaaggtgTTCTCCCTGGCCAGCAGGAAGATCGTGAGGCGGGTGATCCTAGGCATGTGGCCGTTGGTGTTGATCATCTCCATCCCCTCCCTGGTGTTTCGAGAAGTGAGAAAGGACAAAGATGAGAGAAATAAGGACAGACTGGTGTGCGCCCCCGAACACGAGCTCCCTCGAGAG GTGAGGTTCCAGTACGCCTTTGAGACAGTGTCAGGATTCATACTTCCTTATGCCGTCATTGTGACCAGCTATGTGCTTATTCTGAGACGCCTGAGGCAGACCAAGTTCAGACGAAAGGTCCGCAGCGAGAAACTCATCTTGGCTATTGTGGTGACGTTCGGCATATTCTGGTTGCCCTATCATGTTATCAACATGGTACAG GTGGCGGCTGAGTGGTACAAAGAGGATTCACCAATGAGAGAAAA actgGATCACATCTGGAAGTCCAGTCGAGCGGTGACCTCGGCTCTGGCCTTCATCAGCAGCTGTGCCAACCCCGTCCTCTACACCTTCGCTGGGAAGTCCTACATCAAGCAGAACGGCTTTGCCTTCATGGCCCGGCTGTTTGAGGGCACGTCGCTGGACCAAACGGGGACCAAAAAGAGTCGGTACATGGGCCAAGAGACCAGCATAGGACTCAGAGATGCGGAGTCCACGACTAGCAACGGAGCTAACACTGTACGAAACGGAAAATGA